TTCACCCACTCAAACCAAAACTACATCCGGGCTTAGGCCCGTGACAGAAAATTGCAAATGGCAGGTCCAGCAGGAATCGAACCCGCATCTGCGGTTTTGGAGACCGCCATTCTTCCGTTGAACTATGGACCTAAGCATCAGCCTACTTGCTCTCCTTGTGGAGCGTATGCTTGCGGCAGGGCCGACAGTATTTTTTCAGTTCCAGCTTGGCAGGCGTGTTGACGCGGTTGCGCTCGGAATAATAATTCCGGCTGCCGCAGTCTCCGCATGCGAGCACAACCATCATCCGCTTGTCGCCTTTTTTCGCCATTACAAGCCACCTGTTACTTCAAGATCTTGGTTACGCGGCCTGCGCCGATGGTGCGTCCGCCTTCGCGGATGGCAAACCGCATCCCTTCTTCCATCGCAATCGGGTTGATCAGC
The genomic region above belongs to bacterium and contains:
- the rpmG gene encoding 50S ribosomal protein L33, which encodes MAKKGDKRMMVVLACGDCGSRNYYSERNRVNTPAKLELKKYCRPCRKHTLHKESK